From the genome of Mastacembelus armatus chromosome 21, fMasArm1.2, whole genome shotgun sequence:
CCTGACAGATATAAGCAGGATAAGAAGGCAGAGGccaaaacagctgcagagtcCTGAGCCCTTTTCTGTTGCCAACTCCACCTGCAGTGGACTGAAAGGGAGACTTCACACTGGGCACCAACCTGCCCCTTCTCATCACCTTCAGATCATCCAATGCTGTCTCCATAACATCCATGCCATAACCATTAGTCTACCACATTAAGCCTGTTGTCCCTGTGGAAATATGCACTTTTCCTTAAGTTTCAAATTTCCTCAGGGtgtaaacaaaatgttaacattttcttAACTGTAATCAACACACACTCAAGAATTGGAGTCATCGGCGCACAAGTACGACTTGTTCAGCAAGTTGTATGATTgtacattatttaatttaattcatgcTTTATACTTATTGCACTAGTTGGGAAGTTTTGCTTTTTACATCGTCATTTTTCAGGTGTAGCAATCAAGTACCTCATGCAATAATttccccccccaaaaaatgtAACTCTTGGATTTGTGTTGAACATGGTTTAAGGAATGTTTCCAAATGTAATTAAGGATGCCAtcacatttatcattttatttactgatttttaatttggttACAGTTGCAGCATTTGTACCTCAGTGATTATTAAATCAGTATCGGTTAGTATATTGATTCCTTCCATTTGAGTGgctttatgtctttttttaatctgtttgagAACAAATACTAATTTATGATTCACTTGAATAAATTGTTCTTTTAGTCAGAACTGAAGAAAGAAGCAGTTATTTTCTGATTGTCTGTCAGGAACTCTTGAACCAACATTGCATATTAAACCTGTGCAGCTTTTTATCGACTGTTACTAGAGTCTACTAGCAAATACAGGTACTGACAACCTAACTCTGTTGCTGTCAAAATGCATCATAGTTTGTAgaaagttttatattttgtctgtgtaaGAATAGTACTTTTTCACATGCTTCTACACAGTATGAATCCCTGACTGATTTAGCAATAACTGGTGTCATCAAAATATTTCTTGATCTGCTTAAATGTCACTTTGACGGTTGATAATTGTGGCTCTGTGGCAATGGAATGACTGTAATGTGAATAAATCCTGTTTAACAGCTACAGTTGATTTTTAGAGTATGGGCCTTACATAGTTTACAAATGCAGAGTGAAGCTGGGACTCAGTCAATCTACCAaatttttaaatagaaaacgTGTGCGAGGGGTCTCAGAAGAAATGTGTGCATGGAAATTTTAGGATTCAGTTAGTTTTGTAGCTTGACTGAGATAACGGACTCAGACTGGATATTTTGACAGTATTAGGTCAATTTTAGGGTAAAGCTCTGGCCTACCATTTCATGAGAGAATTATAGAAGCCCATAACTGGactaaaacttaaaaacatggGCAGTTTTCAGAGGTGTGAAAACATGATCTTGTTGCAATACTGGTTGTTCAAATCACAGTAAGTACAAATCGCACAAATGACAGTTAACCAAAGAAATTTTATTCACAACCAAAAACGATGTGTAAGGCTTAGCGTTTTCCACCGACACGGGGTGCGCTGACCTTCATGGGCTTGGCGATCTTGGGTTTCTGTGCAGCCTTGGCTGTGGTctacagaaagagaaatatggTCAGTACAGTACCCTGTTACATGTACAATAAGTTTCCTAATACTAAGAAGGCAGTTAATTAGGAACAGTAAGCACCAAGCCCCTAAAAATGACACTTCACAGTCAAATAACAACCATGTTTACATTCACTATATGATTAGTATAAAAgtgtatgtattatgtattataaaGAAACTTTactatttataaatgaaattgCATTGCAggttagatttatttttgtgaaaaaacaggagCTCTTACCTTTGCACTTGGGGCAGCAGGCTTCTTGGCTGCCTGCTTTGCCTTCTTGGCCTCCTTGGCAGCtctgagagaaacaaaaacaatcagccAAACTAAACAGTGGGTAATAATGACAgctcaaaatgttaaaactcAAAAGACCCTTTAAACAGTCCTGATCGTTGACTTGACACATTTCACTATCAAATATATTCAAGACGCAGCTAGCTTGGTAAAATCTGGTAATATATTGTCTATCATTATCGTCCAACCACAACAATCTGTCGACAGTAAAACATGGCACAGAAATGCTTTTTGTTGAGGACAGCCATGACTGTAGTTTAATACAAAACTGTAGAGTCACATAATGGGAACTTCCATTAGCCACGTCAGGTTCACTGTACACGTAGCAGGTCaccatcacattcacacacattgggtgaaatgaaaagacagttgtaatttttactgtaaatttcccactttttgttaaaaaatgaaGAAGATAATTTAAGATTCAGACGgtgaaaacaatatgaaaattAGAATCCCTTTAGCTGCACCTTTTGAGATTAAAGAAAAGCCAAAGAACATCATTTTTGAGGAAAATTCGGTTGGTGTGTTACCTGATGGCCTGCTCCCTCTGGGCCTTGCGGACCTCGGGCTTCTGGTTCCTCTTGGCCATGATCTCAGCCAGGGAGGCGCCAGTGATGGCCCTCTGGAATTTGACTGCGCGGCGAGTACGCTTCTTTGTCACCTcttcctgttaaaacataagAGAATATGTTTATTTGACACCCACAGTATCTCAATAAGCTTTACAGATGCACATCAGCAGCATGCCCAACCCAGCACATCCCTTGTTCACTGAAGCTAAAGAAGATCCAAGAGTATCCTACATGATCAGCTTGCATCATGGTCATTTTGGGGCAAGTATTAAAACAGTGTTAGTGAATCACTTACAATGCTCCTTGATTAAAAAACATAGATGTTCAACTAAACTACTAAAGCTTCTGAATGAAACTTTGCCAAACTGCAGAGCAGACAGCTCTgaagtcagttttattttaactttgagAACATTTGGGGTTAACCTTTAATTTAACCACCGTTCTCAGAAACTGCCTAACTACAGTTTTTCCAAATGTAACTCAAGACCCTGAAACGCTGGTATTGTACCAGCTGCAATGGAATCAGTTTGCACATAAATGTATATGTGACACTGTAACATGTTGGAGAATTTGGAGGCTGGCCAATGGTGTGATGTCAATTAAGACGTCAAGGGCCAGTACTATGATCTCCAGTTGTTCTATGGCTGCAGGTGTGGAGTGAGCACTGCTGCCAGGCTGCAAAACACAGTCGGGCAACAATACATAACACAGACTAACACCATGCACACCAGCCACCCACAGCCAAACATAACTGAGTACCTGAGTGGATTTTAAACAAGTACAGATCTATCAAGATGAATTAGTGGTGCCCAAATTAGTTCCCTGTCCATGACTCACTATGATGGCAGGTTATCAGTAGTTTTATGCATCTCCAGTTGTTTATCTtgacaaaaactacaaataacCGCATAAGATTAGTGACAGTGGATGAAATTCAAAAATATGTGGTACAGTTATTACAACTGACTACTTCAAAAAGTTGTTAACTGCATACTACAATAAAAGATCACATGCATGCTTTTACTTACAGATTGTCCCTTCTTGTGCTTGCGTCTGTACAGCACAGTCCAGTTGATCTGCCTGGGATTCCTCTTGGCCAGGAACGCAGACTCACACTTGGCATTCAAAAACTGGAACACCTAATGAAAACAGGATTAATTGACTAGTCACTCCGGCTGTATAGACTTTTTATATTAAGGATTCAGACATTACAATAAATCAAACTATATAATAAACAGGAGGTGGTTTCGACCAAagtcaacattttaaatgttcaaaGTGAACATGTAAAGATGggacacaaatatttaaagttCACATGCTGATGTCATGATTTTCCTGCATGCACAATAAAGTGAACTATAGAGACCTGTCTGCTGTACAGGGACAATTTGAATATGAACAGTTTGTTACAACATACAGCGACACTTAGCAATGCCAGCTTCGCCGATGTCTAcagcagatatttaaaaaagCGAAGACAGTGTCACTACAACACAGAGTCCTAATGGAAACGTCTGTTTAGTGCTAACAAGTGACGCTAGCAGGTTACGTATGAGCCAATGGAGCCGGGTTAGGCCTGTTTCAGAGTTACTTCTATTACAAACTCTTGTATTAAGACGCAGAGACAATGAAAACGCAGATATAATAGGGAACAGTTTACTAAACACTGGGTCTATGGACAGCAGAGAGGGGGACCAAATCCGGACTTTGTGGAGTGGTTACCTTTCCGTCTATCCTGGCGTATCGGCGGCCATGGCCGGGGTAAATTTTATACCCGCTGAAACTGCACAACTCGACCCTGAAAAGGACAAATATTAAGTATCACTAAAagaaatgaatataaatgtaCTGACGATACAAGCAACATCGCTAAAAACGTTGTTTAAGCGTTGAGATGGCATTTGATTTCATTCTGTAAACTCACTTCATGATGGCTACGAGAGGGCACAAAACCGGAAAGAACGATGACGGAACCGGAAACTAAATTGGGAGACCTCAAATCGAGAtttataaattaataaacaaCGACTATTTTTAGGTTTTGCCTCATGCACATCGTTACGATATTTACGATGTTATGAAAAATATAGTAAATGAAAAATAGAGTTAGTTAAATTCAGACTTTCGCCAACTAGGATGACGTCACAATTTGACCGGTTGCCTAGCAAGCGTAACAGCAAGCGGCCAAGCAATATTGTCTGGATTAAAAATACTATAATAAAGTGCTgaattaataacaataaaacaaattaacaacATACAATTTCAGTTCTTGGCCGTTATATGTTGAACgtcattatcttttttttttacatttctacaACCTGGCTGGCGGTTTTCTGCAACATTAGCGCGCTGCAGGAAACGACGACAATTGTAGTCTTTTGAGGTACCGAGACGCTTCTACTTCCAAACCAAGACAGTCTCTCtgaactacatttcccagaaccTCCCTTGGTTAAGCCGTTTGACAAGCGACAGGCGCTTCTTGTCTTTTGCACTACAGTCTGCAGCTAACGTTAATAGAGTTGTTAGCTAACCTTAGTGTTGTCTGAGGCGACAGGATGGGTGTATCTGATATACAATTTGATACAAATGCCGGTAAGTGCCCCCCTCCTCCCCGGTTGTTTAGGTCAAACAAATACCAACGAGGCATGTTTGTTTAACCGTAATCGTTTAGAGTATGTTTACTGTTAGCTAAAATGAGCTAGCATTCATCAACCGAGCACTCCCGTTAGCTGTGTCCAGGGGAGCAGATCAAAACATCCTGTATCAGTCCTCTGGTGTCAAGCGGAGTTCGGTAGATCTTGAATATCAATGCAGCTACTTTTGTGGTGTGTTCTGTGCTTTTTCTTGGTATTTTTTAAGAAGCAGGTTGTTGCGAACTCAAGTTTGTAATGCAGGTTTCACGTCAAATATTTGATGTCTCAAGACAAACTCAAATGTCAGTAAATTGACGCATGTGTAACATTGGTAGTGTCTGCCCTCAGCTACTTTAagtctctttgtgttttctattgtGTCAGTTGTGGCTTTCCATTCTGCTCAGTCTCCACCCTTTCTATCCCTCCAGGTCCAGTGGTAGATCTTTCAGCCCGGAGTTTGCAAAAGCTGGATCCTGGTTTCACCTGCTCTGAAGACACTCACACCCTCATCCTAGACCGTAACCACATTATGAAACTGGACCATCTAGAACAGAGCCCAGGTCTTCAACAGGTAGTTACTACTTTGAAGTGAACATGTTGGTTTTGCTTGGTTTTCACTCTTTATTTACACTATTACAACATAAACACTCATGACCTAATGCCTAGCTACATTTAATGCCTTTTGATTTTGTCTAATCCTCTTCAGCTATCCGTCGCCAATAACCGTCTGGTGAGAATGATGGGTGTGTCTCGGCTCACAGAGTTGAGAGTGCTAAATCTTCCTAATAACAGTATTGGCTACATTGAAGGTCTACGAGATCTGCCTCACCTTCAATGGCTCAATCTGTCTGGAAACAATATTAaggtgagaggaagagaggattCTGGGATActtaatgtaataatttatttacaaaaatgtcaatgcATCAATGAAATCATTACTTGCAGCTGATGTTAGTGTGGTGAATGTTTAACTCACTTTACACTCTTTTTTGCAGGTCATTGAGCAACTTAACAGCTGTGTTTCCCTTCAACACCTGGATCTGTCTGACAATAACATATCTACCATTGGCGATCTGACTAAATTGGTGGCATTAAAGGTTAGCACTGGAGCTTTTCAGATCAAAAGTGGACCTAGACAAAGATTTACTCTTTAATGAAGTTTTGTATTGTTGGTTTTCTTATATGTAGTTTTGATTaggtttctgtcatttttcagaCACTTTTACTTCATGGAAACAGCATTACAACACTTCGTACTGTTCCTGCTCACCTGCCTCCCCATTTATCCATTCTCTCCCTGGCAGAAAATGAGATAAGAGATCTTAATGAAGTAATTATCTTTTACTTGATACAACAGCGCTcagtttaaatatatatgtataagtGTATTTCCActgagtttttctttctttatcgtCTGCATTTCTATCTTTTATTTCTGATGCTCTATAGGTGTCATACCTGGCACCTCTTCATGAACTGGAGCAGTTGTCCATTATGAGCAACCCATGTGTTATGGCAACACCCTCATTGCCAGGATTTGATTATCGGCCATACATCTTGAGTTGGTGCCTAGGCCTAAAGATCCTCGATGGCTATGTAGCGTCACAAAAAGAAGGGTGTGTATAATTGTTTGCTGCTATCTGCTCATTGAAATTAACTTAGAAATAGTATGCAAATGTTTGaatctatttttttcttgtgtatAATTGTCACAATGATAGTCTCAAAGCAGAGTGGCTGTACAGTCAAGGTAAAGGACGGTCATATCGACCAGGCCAGCACGTACAGTTGGTTCAGTACCTTGCCACTGTTTGTCCTCTGACCTCATCACCGGCCTTAGAGACAGCAGAAGATGCCAAGCTGGAGAAGATACTTAGCAAGCAGAGGTATAAAGCTCATCTTGCAGAAATCCTTTTAATCCTTTTTTAGTAAATACCCTACtatagaaaatatttattttagtgatTTCCTGTTTGGATTGGTTATTTTCAGGTTTCACCAAAGGCAGCTATTGGAGGAGACCCGAGGAGGCTGTCCCAACCCTTCTCGTCCAACTCAACTTGATGTAGAGAAGCACAGTCCTTCACATGCAGTCCCACAGTGGGGCGCTAGAGAGTTAAAGAAAACCACTCCACCTACCCCAGCTGCTGCTCCATCAGTCCAGGAAACAGGTAGGAGTGCTTTGACTTTATACTGCGCTTGTGTCCAGGGAACCagaactttatttattttttaatgtctgttttgtgtttggcttTAATAAAGAGCCTGTTGTGCAGTTCAACACTTGGGTCAGCAGTGATTCTTCCCACACATCACTGCCGATAGTTCACAGTCCAAGGCTTGGAGAGGAGCGCATCTATTTGGAGGATGTTCAGACCGATGAGGACAAG
Proteins encoded in this window:
- the rpl24 gene encoding large ribosomal subunit protein eL24 gives rise to the protein MKVELCSFSGYKIYPGHGRRYARIDGKVFQFLNAKCESAFLAKRNPRQINWTVLYRRKHKKGQSEEVTKKRTRRAVKFQRAITGASLAEIMAKRNQKPEVRKAQREQAIRAAKEAKKAKQAAKKPAAPSAKTTAKAAQKPKIAKPMKVSAPRVGGKR
- the cep97 gene encoding centrosomal protein of 97 kDa, yielding MGVSDIQFDTNAGPVVDLSARSLQKLDPGFTCSEDTHTLILDRNHIMKLDHLEQSPGLQQLSVANNRLVRMMGVSRLTELRVLNLPNNSIGYIEGLRDLPHLQWLNLSGNNIKVIEQLNSCVSLQHLDLSDNNISTIGDLTKLVALKTLLLHGNSITTLRTVPAHLPPHLSILSLAENEIRDLNEVSYLAPLHELEQLSIMSNPCVMATPSLPGFDYRPYILSWCLGLKILDGYVASQKEGLKAEWLYSQGKGRSYRPGQHVQLVQYLATVCPLTSSPALETAEDAKLEKILSKQRFHQRQLLEETRGGCPNPSRPTQLDVEKHSPSHAVPQWGARELKKTTPPTPAAAPSVQETEPVVQFNTWVSSDSSHTSLPIVHSPRLGEERIYLEDVQTDEDKLNGSLLSSESTFLHLTSDLEPQTTQTDSEDETETFEADSLAPQRPVQSKTHNTNKTCHFPPEHKEDKTTLEEEVIASATTTVGSLGARGSAPQNDLEASSDFGKAEMKEVPKKEEVDMCLGKSSLMETESAVVKIQSWWRGQYTRCFHPMAREVRSEIRLRRMQEHILFLTDKLNSVQKQYEEEKVQRLVQEEAVKFLWKELQSMQQWKQSVEQQLANIIQAAPPAQISTPGLCKAPPPVASSTTNPANTDVSFPDSGFQSTADQQAAQEDSFLSSDSLKTVRALSPVLTGGSDGADTADCSLLEQYLSSVQQREEEAEEMISDRTETSQPPSPISPAKTAQSNSPPEKTAENQSEIRGKEGTTLHPV